A stretch of Janibacter endophyticus DNA encodes these proteins:
- a CDS encoding ABC transporter permease, with amino-acid sequence MSTLVNDSMTIVRRNLIKIRRVPDLLVFTTLQPIMFVLLFGFVFGSIAGGDGQGYREFMMAGIFAQTVVFGGTFTGFGMAEDMQKGVIDRFRTLPMHPSAVLVGRTLSDVVNNVISLIVMALTGLLIGWRIRDGLVPAILAFLILLLFAYAVSWIMAWVGLKVRTPEVVGNASFMVIFPLTFIANTFVPSENFPALLRTFAGWNPVSTLAHSARDNFGNLGAMAGGGQGMTEEAVRSTSEYTWALQNAELYTLVWVALILIVFVPLSTREYQRAMTR; translated from the coding sequence ATGAGCACCCTCGTGAACGACTCGATGACGATCGTCCGCCGCAACCTCATCAAGATCAGGCGGGTCCCCGACCTGCTCGTCTTCACAACCCTCCAGCCGATCATGTTCGTGCTGCTCTTCGGCTTCGTCTTCGGCAGCATCGCCGGCGGCGACGGCCAGGGCTACCGCGAGTTCATGATGGCGGGCATCTTCGCCCAGACCGTGGTCTTCGGAGGCACCTTCACCGGCTTCGGGATGGCCGAGGACATGCAGAAGGGGGTCATCGACCGCTTCCGCACGCTGCCGATGCACCCGAGCGCGGTGCTCGTCGGGCGCACCCTCTCCGACGTCGTCAACAACGTCATCTCGCTCATCGTCATGGCGCTGACCGGCCTGCTCATCGGCTGGCGGATCCGCGACGGCCTCGTCCCGGCGATCCTCGCCTTCCTCATCCTCTTGCTCTTCGCCTACGCGGTGAGCTGGATCATGGCGTGGGTGGGGCTCAAGGTCCGCACCCCGGAGGTTGTCGGCAACGCGTCCTTCATGGTGATCTTCCCGCTGACCTTCATCGCCAACACCTTCGTGCCGAGCGAGAACTTCCCGGCGCTGCTGCGGACCTTCGCGGGGTGGAACCCCGTGTCGACGCTGGCGCACTCCGCTCGTGACAACTTCGGCAACCTCGGGGCGATGGCCGGCGGCGGCCAGGGGATGACCGAGGAGGCCGTCCGGTCGACCTCCGAGTACACGTGGGCGCTGCAGAACGCCGAGCTCTACACCCTCGTCTGGGTGGCCCTCATCCTCATCGTCTTCGTGCCGCTCTCGACCCGCGAGTACCAGCGCGCGATGACGAGGTAG
- a CDS encoding M57 family metalloprotease translates to MKRTSTRVLTALAGTGLLAVTAAATGHAVDSDAPTYREFKADTFQDTDGQYIVNGDVPVAQAGALKSFYDGLVAPQTPTDGLIINTVYGSDDTWSGGQAANLTYCVSTKFGADHTAIKNAMASGAGQWESASSKINFVHDASQDGSCTVRNKKVVFSVEPTRTTQYIARAFFPSSSKSQRNVLVNARSLHSSGSWTPSNIMAHELGHVLGFRHEHTRPEAGTCFEDNSWRPLTAYDSASIMHYPQCNGSSDDLSMTSTDRAGVQAVYGS, encoded by the coding sequence ATGAAGCGCACCTCGACGCGAGTGCTCACCGCCCTTGCCGGCACCGGCCTCCTCGCCGTCACCGCGGCCGCTACGGGCCACGCCGTGGACTCGGACGCCCCGACGTACCGGGAGTTCAAGGCGGACACCTTCCAGGACACCGACGGCCAGTACATCGTCAACGGTGACGTCCCGGTGGCCCAGGCCGGTGCGCTCAAGAGCTTCTACGACGGGCTCGTCGCCCCGCAGACGCCGACCGACGGCCTGATCATCAACACGGTCTACGGCAGCGACGACACGTGGTCCGGGGGCCAGGCCGCGAACCTCACGTACTGCGTGAGCACGAAGTTCGGCGCGGACCACACCGCCATCAAGAACGCCATGGCGTCCGGCGCCGGCCAGTGGGAGAGCGCGTCGTCGAAGATCAACTTCGTCCACGACGCGAGCCAGGACGGATCTTGCACCGTCCGCAACAAGAAGGTCGTCTTCTCCGTCGAGCCGACGCGCACGACGCAGTACATCGCCCGCGCCTTCTTCCCGAGCTCGAGCAAGTCGCAGCGCAACGTCCTGGTCAACGCCCGCTCGCTGCACAGCAGTGGCTCGTGGACCCCGAGCAACATCATGGCGCACGAGCTCGGGCACGTCCTGGGCTTCCGGCACGAGCACACCCGCCCCGAGGCCGGCACGTGCTTCGAGGACAACAGCTGGCGTCCGCTGACCGCCTACGACTCCGCGTCGATCATGCACTACCCGCAGTGCAACGGATCCTCCGACGACCTGAGCATGACGAGCACCGACCGCGCCGGCGTCCAGGCCGTGTACGGCTCCTGA
- the recD gene encoding exodeoxyribonuclease V subunit alpha, with amino-acid sequence MSTHDPTLVTFTPFVPTGPRDRRLALHATGILAEANAAGWIEAPDVHVTGRLAALVGGDPDTVLLAVALAVRAAREGSSCLDPAATLDGLRRTAEVTPDDPGHDPDRLAELVGSLPATAQEWLRDVVASACAAAGTVTVEHDLVYLDRYHREEALVAQALADRSALPPLAVDTDRLEAGLLRVFDGDTWEEQKAAVRETAPRRTTILVGGPGTGKTSTVAGLLALLVEQSEGVGRAPSIALAAPTGKAAARLRESVLDAVSRFNDEDRARVGDVEAVTLHRLLGWRRDSSTRFQRDRTNPLPHDIVVVDEASMLSLTMTARLLDALRPTARLVLVGDPDQLASVEAGAVLADLVAGYSDHEDTPVSRLLTSRRFGTRIGALAAAVRDGHADEVMAILRSEPERDPGSGTLDESVEFLAVDDPIEAQEKLQRLLLGRAERLRDLALAGDVPAVLQALDEHRLLCAHRDGPWGVSSWNARVERWLSEQSGFFGRQYAGRPLLVTANDYRLGLSNGDTGVVVLGQEGRLVAAFGAPGAAVTYGASTVADAETAHAMTIHKSQGSQAEHVTVLLPDAESRLLTRELLYTGLTRAKQRVTIVGSEESVRAAVERRTARASGLRHRL; translated from the coding sequence GTGAGCACCCACGACCCCACGCTGGTGACCTTCACCCCCTTCGTCCCCACGGGCCCACGGGACCGGCGCCTCGCGCTGCACGCCACCGGGATCCTCGCCGAGGCCAATGCCGCCGGGTGGATCGAGGCGCCCGACGTGCACGTCACCGGCCGGCTCGCGGCGCTCGTCGGCGGTGACCCCGACACCGTGCTCCTCGCCGTCGCCCTGGCCGTCCGGGCCGCGCGTGAGGGGTCGAGCTGCCTCGACCCGGCCGCGACGCTCGACGGCCTGCGGCGCACGGCCGAGGTCACGCCCGACGACCCGGGCCACGACCCGGACCGGCTCGCGGAGCTCGTGGGCTCGCTGCCCGCGACCGCGCAGGAGTGGCTGCGTGACGTCGTGGCCAGCGCCTGCGCCGCAGCGGGGACCGTCACGGTCGAGCACGACCTGGTCTACCTCGACCGCTACCACCGGGAGGAGGCGCTCGTCGCGCAGGCCCTCGCCGACCGCTCCGCACTCCCGCCGCTGGCCGTCGACACCGACCGTCTCGAGGCCGGCCTGCTCCGCGTCTTCGACGGTGACACCTGGGAGGAGCAGAAGGCAGCGGTCCGCGAGACGGCGCCGCGGCGGACGACGATCCTCGTCGGCGGCCCCGGCACCGGCAAGACCTCGACCGTCGCCGGGCTGCTCGCGCTCCTCGTCGAACAGAGCGAAGGCGTGGGGCGTGCCCCCTCGATCGCTCTCGCCGCACCGACGGGCAAGGCAGCCGCCCGCCTGCGCGAGTCGGTGCTCGACGCCGTCTCACGCTTCAACGACGAGGATCGCGCGCGCGTCGGCGACGTCGAGGCGGTCACGCTCCACCGGCTGCTCGGGTGGCGACGCGACAGCAGCACCCGCTTCCAGCGCGACCGGACCAACCCCCTCCCCCACGACATCGTCGTCGTCGACGAGGCGTCGATGCTCTCCCTGACCATGACTGCCCGGCTGCTCGACGCCCTGCGCCCCACGGCCCGGCTCGTCCTCGTCGGCGACCCGGACCAGCTCGCGTCGGTGGAGGCCGGCGCGGTGCTCGCCGACCTCGTGGCCGGGTACTCCGACCACGAGGACACCCCGGTGTCGCGCCTGCTCACGTCCCGGCGGTTCGGGACCCGGATCGGCGCCCTCGCCGCAGCGGTCCGGGATGGGCACGCCGACGAGGTCATGGCGATCCTGCGGTCCGAGCCGGAGCGCGACCCGGGGAGCGGCACGCTCGACGAGAGCGTCGAGTTTCTCGCGGTCGACGACCCGATCGAGGCGCAGGAGAAGCTCCAACGGCTCCTCCTCGGGCGAGCGGAGCGGCTGCGCGACCTCGCTCTGGCCGGCGACGTGCCCGCGGTGCTCCAGGCCCTGGACGAGCACCGGCTCCTCTGCGCGCACCGCGACGGTCCGTGGGGGGTGTCCTCGTGGAACGCCCGGGTCGAGCGCTGGCTCAGCGAGCAGAGCGGGTTCTTCGGGCGTCAGTACGCCGGCCGCCCCCTGCTCGTCACCGCCAACGACTACCGGCTCGGCCTGTCCAACGGCGATACCGGGGTCGTCGTCCTTGGCCAGGAGGGACGCCTCGTCGCTGCCTTCGGCGCCCCCGGCGCAGCTGTCACGTACGGCGCCAGCACCGTCGCCGACGCCGAGACCGCACACGCGATGACGATCCACAAGAGCCAGGGCAGCCAGGCGGAGCACGTCACGGTGCTGCTCCCCGACGCCGAGTCGCGGCTGCTCACCCGCGAGCTGCTCTACACCGGGCTGACCCGCGCCAAGCAGCGGGTGACGATCGTCGGCTCCGAGGAGTCCGTCCGGGCAGCGGTCGAGCGCCGCACCGCCCGTGCGTCCGGGCTGCGCCACCGGCTCTGA
- a CDS encoding UvrD-helicase domain-containing protein, which produces MSRLTPLRGSSVAPQDSAFDVLADLPGRDETVLLEASAGTGKTWTIGALVARYVAEGMPLESLLVITFGRAASQEMRERVREHLRLVHRGLARPEEATKDPVVAHLRDGDPETVALRERRLREALTHFDAATIATTHQFCQLVLRGLGIAGDTDPRARLVEDLTDLREEVVDDLYLRGFAATEGPPAFSRADAGAIARIVTEHPHSRLTPGELPHGSTAARKLRFAHLVREEMTRRKRLLGILSFDDLLSELADALADDASPARQRMRDRWQVVLVDEFQDTDPVQWQVLERAFAGHSALVLIGDPKQAIYGFRGGDVHTYLQASATATRQHTLLRNYRSDPGLVTALSTMMRGAELGSPEIVVHAIEADKDEPRLAYPPDAEPGDPALLSPVRLRAVPTRLVVDEDGKTPIGRVRPVVAADCAAEVARLLRSGLTFEGRPLRAGDIAVLAHKRDSLDRVRGALGAIGIPSVIVSSESIYETPAAADWLTLLEALAQSHRPDRVRAAALTPFVGHRAADLETGGDEIVDETARVLRTWSEVLGRRGVAAALAAATSAGLESRVLRHAGGERRLTDLRHLGEVLHERAVVEGDGLTALTTWLRERIQDARHEERTRRLESDAEAVALATIHASKGLQYPIVLLPFVSDRHVMPRNRLTHLHLHDEQGRRALDIGITDDADRGDRVARHLAEEDGEALRLFYVAMTRAQSQVVAWWFPSGLNTAPSALHRMLFGREPGVGALPPRVDVPGDHDAAARLRLWEGEGALGLEVVTGESPEPVEAPAATRELSARTWSREIDTGWIRTSYTRLTRPLEMGHAAGSVGSEPEHGPREGEDGPGSPEVAVSPSSPVPAHGALPSPMADLPVGATFGNLVHAVLEEADPQAPDLRAEMLARVDAQVGRWAVAGLDRETLADALVAVCDTPLGPLLPGATLRTIGRRDRLCEMAFELPLADGDTAHDGDGARLGALATLLRTHLPEGDPVRGLAEALDDPAVGDQPLRGYLTGSVDVVMRHEGRYVVVDYKTNWLGAADEPLTTDQYGPMALHEAMGHSSYPLQALLYAVVLHRFLRWRQPGYAPEQHLGGVLYLYVRGMAGPQTPVTGGHPSGVFSWLPPVALVEAVSALLDGSTP; this is translated from the coding sequence ATGAGCCGACTGACCCCCCTTCGAGGCTCCTCCGTCGCACCTCAGGACAGCGCCTTCGACGTCCTCGCGGACCTGCCCGGCCGCGACGAGACGGTCCTGCTCGAGGCGAGCGCCGGCACCGGCAAGACGTGGACGATCGGCGCCCTCGTCGCGCGCTACGTCGCCGAGGGCATGCCGCTGGAGTCCTTGCTCGTCATCACCTTCGGCCGGGCGGCGAGCCAGGAGATGCGCGAGCGGGTCCGGGAGCACCTGCGCCTGGTCCACCGCGGCCTCGCCCGTCCCGAGGAGGCGACGAAGGACCCCGTCGTCGCCCACCTGCGAGACGGGGACCCCGAGACCGTCGCGCTGCGCGAGCGCCGGCTGCGCGAGGCGCTGACCCACTTCGACGCGGCGACGATCGCGACGACCCACCAGTTCTGCCAGCTCGTCCTGCGCGGGCTCGGCATCGCCGGCGACACCGACCCCCGCGCCCGGCTCGTCGAGGACCTCACCGACCTGCGCGAGGAGGTCGTCGACGACCTCTACCTCCGGGGCTTCGCCGCGACCGAGGGACCGCCGGCCTTCTCCCGCGCGGACGCCGGGGCCATCGCGCGGATCGTCACCGAGCACCCGCACTCGCGGCTCACCCCGGGCGAGCTCCCGCACGGCAGCACCGCCGCCCGCAAGCTGCGCTTCGCCCACCTCGTCCGCGAAGAGATGACCCGCCGCAAGCGGCTGCTCGGCATCCTCAGCTTCGACGACCTCCTCAGCGAGCTCGCCGACGCCCTGGCCGACGACGCGAGCCCGGCCCGCCAGCGGATGCGCGACCGGTGGCAGGTCGTCCTCGTCGACGAGTTCCAGGACACCGACCCGGTGCAGTGGCAGGTGCTCGAGCGCGCCTTCGCCGGGCACTCCGCGCTCGTCCTCATCGGGGACCCCAAGCAGGCGATCTACGGCTTCCGCGGCGGCGACGTCCACACCTATCTCCAGGCATCGGCGACAGCGACCCGGCAGCACACGCTGCTGCGCAACTACCGGTCCGACCCCGGCCTGGTCACCGCGCTGTCCACGATGATGCGCGGCGCCGAGCTCGGGTCCCCGGAGATCGTCGTCCACGCGATCGAGGCCGACAAGGACGAGCCGAGGCTGGCCTACCCGCCCGACGCCGAGCCGGGGGACCCGGCGCTCCTCTCCCCGGTCCGGCTCCGGGCCGTCCCGACGCGGCTGGTCGTCGACGAGGACGGCAAGACCCCCATCGGCCGGGTGCGGCCCGTCGTCGCGGCGGACTGCGCCGCCGAGGTCGCCCGGCTGCTCCGCTCCGGGCTCACCTTCGAGGGACGGCCCCTGCGTGCCGGCGACATCGCCGTGCTGGCCCACAAGCGCGACTCGCTCGACCGGGTGCGCGGCGCCCTCGGCGCCATCGGCATCCCCTCGGTCATCGTCTCCTCCGAGTCGATCTACGAGACCCCCGCCGCAGCCGACTGGCTCACCCTGCTCGAGGCGCTGGCCCAGTCCCACCGGCCCGACCGGGTCCGCGCGGCCGCGCTCACCCCCTTCGTGGGGCACCGCGCCGCCGACCTCGAGACCGGCGGCGACGAGATCGTCGACGAGACCGCCCGCGTCCTGCGGACCTGGTCCGAGGTCCTCGGCCGTCGTGGCGTCGCCGCCGCGCTCGCCGCGGCGACGAGCGCCGGGCTCGAGAGCCGGGTGCTGCGGCACGCGGGCGGGGAGCGGCGCCTCACCGACCTGCGCCATCTCGGCGAGGTGCTCCACGAGCGGGCCGTCGTCGAGGGTGACGGGCTCACCGCGCTCACCACGTGGCTGCGCGAGCGGATCCAGGACGCCCGCCACGAGGAGCGCACCCGGCGGCTCGAGAGCGACGCCGAGGCCGTCGCGCTCGCGACGATCCACGCGAGCAAGGGGCTGCAGTACCCGATCGTGCTCCTCCCCTTCGTCTCCGACCGGCACGTCATGCCCCGCAACCGGCTCACCCACCTCCACCTCCACGACGAGCAGGGCCGGCGCGCGCTCGACATCGGCATCACCGACGACGCCGACCGCGGTGACCGGGTCGCCCGGCATCTCGCCGAGGAGGACGGCGAGGCGCTGCGGCTCTTCTACGTCGCCATGACCCGGGCGCAGAGCCAGGTCGTCGCCTGGTGGTTCCCCTCGGGGCTCAACACCGCCCCGTCCGCGCTGCACCGCATGCTCTTCGGCCGCGAGCCCGGCGTCGGCGCCCTGCCGCCCCGGGTCGACGTGCCCGGCGACCACGACGCCGCCGCTCGCCTGCGGCTGTGGGAGGGCGAGGGAGCGCTCGGCCTCGAGGTGGTCACCGGTGAGTCCCCTGAGCCGGTCGAGGCCCCCGCAGCCACCCGCGAGCTCTCGGCCCGGACCTGGTCGCGTGAGATCGACACCGGCTGGATCCGCACCTCCTACACCCGGCTCACCCGCCCGCTCGAGATGGGCCACGCGGCCGGGTCGGTCGGGAGCGAGCCCGAGCACGGACCACGCGAGGGCGAGGACGGCCCGGGCTCCCCCGAGGTCGCCGTGTCCCCGAGCAGCCCCGTACCCGCCCACGGCGCGCTGCCCTCCCCGATGGCCGACCTGCCGGTCGGGGCGACCTTCGGCAACCTCGTCCATGCCGTGCTCGAGGAGGCCGACCCGCAGGCCCCCGACCTCCGCGCGGAGATGCTCGCCCGCGTCGATGCCCAGGTCGGGCGGTGGGCGGTCGCCGGTCTCGACCGCGAGACGCTCGCCGATGCCCTCGTCGCCGTCTGCGACACCCCGCTAGGTCCGCTGCTCCCGGGCGCAACCCTGCGCACCATCGGCCGCCGGGACCGCCTGTGCGAGATGGCCTTCGAGCTGCCGCTGGCCGACGGCGACACCGCGCACGACGGGGACGGGGCCCGGCTCGGCGCGCTCGCGACGCTGCTCCGCACCCACCTCCCCGAGGGCGACCCGGTGCGTGGCCTGGCCGAGGCCCTCGACGACCCGGCGGTCGGCGACCAGCCGCTGCGCGGCTACCTCACCGGGTCCGTCGACGTCGTCATGCGCCACGAGGGCCGCTACGTCGTCGTCGACTACAAGACCAACTGGCTCGGCGCCGCCGACGAGCCGCTCACCACCGACCAGTACGGCCCGATGGCGCTGCACGAGGCGATGGGCCACTCGAGCTACCCCCTCCAGGCCCTCCTCTACGCCGTCGTGCTCCACCGCTTCCTGCGCTGGCGTCAGCCCGGGTACGCCCCCGAGCAGCACCTCGGGGGCGTCCTCTACCTCTACGTGCGCGGCATGGCCGGGCCGCAGACACCGGTCACGGGAGGGCACCCGAGCGGGGTCTTCTCCTGGCTGCCCCCGGTCGCGCTCGTCGAGGCCGTCTCCGCCCTGCTCGACGGGAGCACGCCGTGA